The Gloeomargarita sp. SKYB120 sequence GCGCCCTGGTCATAGGCAGTTTGGGACAGGATACTGCGCACTTGGGTGGCCGTCAGCCAGGGATTGACACTCCACAGCAGGGAAGCCACACCTGTGACGTGCGGCGTTGCCGCCGAGGTGCCGTTGAGGTAAATCTAGCCGAACCGGATGACACCGTTGCTCTGCCAGGCCCCGGTAGCAATCACCTCCGAAGGAGCCATCACCGTCAAGCCAGCGCCGTACGTGGATGAGTTCCACGCGTTCTGTTTGCTAAGGTGGAGATATTCACGGTAATCCCTGAGTGATTCAGGCGGTAAAACAAGGCTCTCGTGCTGGTTAAGCGTTGGTCGAAGATCTAAGTCAGCCAGATTTTGAAAAAGAGTTGGGAGTTGAGCACCGGGTAGTCACAAGGGCTGAGTTGCTTGAGCAGGGACTTGACAAGACTTGCAAAAGATGCCATGGTAAGCTGTTTTTTTCTATCGTCTTAGGGGAAGAATATACAACATTCTTTTCCTTTTTCCTAGTCCCTTAAACTGGCGTTCAACACTTCTGGGTTTATGCCAAGAATCTGAAAGCCATGCAGAAAACTGATAATTCCAAAAATAATTTTGCTTTCCAAGTCTCGAATCTCTATTCCTCCAGGATAAACAAGAAAACTCTCAGTAGCTCATCTGCGAAAAACCTGTGTGTAAGCTTTGTATTTGTTCCTATCTAATACATCTGACGCGTATTTCAGGCAGCCATCAAAATTGAATTGAATTCTACCTGTTACGTCTTCGTTAATTGGCCTAAAAATTGTGCTTCAGCCACCCCAACATGGATAAGGTGATTGGAGATAACATTTTGACTTACGAAGTGGAGAACAACCTTTGCACCTGCAGTAAGTGGCAACTAAGTTTCACCAGAAATGATTTTTTCTATACGGTTGTTGCGAAATGTTTCCACCCTTTCTGTAAATGATCCAGCGATTTCAAAGGCATCTTTAATAGTCTTCATAGCTTTGTACTCGAATGACAGTAGGTCTCGGCATCTGCTTTGCCAAAAAGTTTCTCAGTCACTTCCACGCTACCATATCCTCAACTGCAACTGCACTAGCAAATACAGGACGTAATACACGGTACGACTTGCACAAGCATTTCACCTGTTTCCAGAACGTCTCCCACCTGAACCCAACGCTGCCGGTTGGTGTAGCCATAGATTGGGCCAGCGCCGTTTACTAATCCCACCCATGTTTCGGCATCCGATAGGGCCATAGTTGACGAGAGGGATTGGATTTTTCCCGTTGCGGTGATGGCCTGAACTGAGGTTGATTCACAAACTGGCACTGCGCCCACGAGGACTTCGGTCTCGGCCAGTTTGACTAGGGATTTGCTGTAACTGCGCTGGGGAATGGTGCATTGCCACACCCGTCCCCGATTGCTCAGTAACCAGACCGTTTGCTCTGGCTGCCATATCCCCACCGCCAGCACGGCGTCGTCTGCTGGAAATCCCCATTCCCCTTGCCAC is a genomic window containing:
- a CDS encoding S8 family serine peptidase — its product is MYLNGTSAATPHVTGVASLLWSVNPWLTATQVRSILSQTAYDQGAPGYDPFYGHGVINAEAAVRRAMALARGAA